The window TAAGATAAACTTAGCCCCTGTAATCAGGATCATTATGCTCTTCTTCGTCGTATTCTTCCTCGTCATCCTCATCTGAAATATGAGAACAAAAaagataaattttaataaatattgaacggaaaagtattaaaaattgaaatttctgtTAATTGGTAATTTAACAAATAAGATAAAACATGTGTTTAACTAGATGAACTTATAATGTAtggaacaaaataaaaatgaatatcaaaagtttttaaatttatatcttCACTTTATCTAGAAGATATTAAACTATTGATGGGAATCCttgtataatataaaattagaaatattttaaagaagTCCTAATAAACTTACCATGATCCCTTCGCTTGCGTGTGTAAGCTCTGCGTGTGGCAACCGGTGCCTGATCTGTTTCGCCATGTAACAAGGAATTGCGATAGGAAACTAAAGGTTGCCATTCTTCTGCCCGACTGGATGGCATGCCTGGCGGAATAATCTTGTCCAGAAAACTCATAATAACTTTTTTATCttgttttaacaatttataattGAACTCATTGAGTACTTCCAGGAAAAGTAATCGTGTTGGAGCACGCACTGGATCATCTGGTTGTTTATTGGCAGCGAAATATATGCCACCACGATGAATAGCAGCAACAGATTCACGATTCTTAAGAGCATCGAAACCAAAGGTAAGAGCAAATCGTTTGGCCAACTCTTTCAGGTCAACGAACTCTTGGGCACTCTTTGAGACAACGCCATCATCGCTATGCTCCTGCAGACTCTTGAATACGGTTATTAAACTGAGCAACAAAGTCATggcaaagtttattttattgatcTCTCTGGCCTTGCCCAGGGTGGCTTTTATAATGTCACCATAATCATTATAGCACtacgaaaaaaaaccaaaaatattagTTTGAATGGACTAAACTAGACAATAAGTAATTTGCCAATACCTTTACATAATATTTGAAAATGCTTGCCGCACGCATTGTTGGTATTATATTATAGACAACCAATTTGCAATAGCAAGCTAGAAAATTACGCTTCTTGTGCAATTCCTCAATATGTGTCTCGTCCTGGGCCACATCCTGCTTCAATGAGAACACATAATGTTGCACAAAGTTATCCAATATGAGATGTTCATCCATTCGAGATTTGTATTCCAAGGTGCGAATGTGCTCTGATTCACTGCGTCCCAATTGATCGGAGAAAATGATCAATAGATCGCATATCGATTGATATGCCtgcaaataaaaagtaaaagtaattaatttattaacaaaatgaTGATCTTTTCCGATAGCTTACCGCTTCTTGTATTTGCACAGTGGGTCCGTCTCGAGTTAATTCAAAGCACGCTGACATGAAGCTGTCTAGATTACCACGTAACTCAGCTACATTATTGGCTATATTAAGAGTCTCACAATCGTTTTCCACATAGTAGAGACCCCAACTTATAGAGTAGTAGCAGGCTTCAATGCAATAGGCCAATGCCTCGTTGGGCAGGCAACGTTCCACATTGTCTTTGGACTGGGCCTCATCCACATCTTGAAACAGGGATTTGAACAACTCACATGGATTCAAATTGTGCGATGAATATAATATGGATAAGACTTTCAACGTTATGGTTATATTATAGATATCATCTTCATTTGGTGTCTCCTCGCCTTGTATTAAATTGCGCCATTCCTCGATGGCATCCTTGTACTTATTCACCGCACTCTCAATGATATTCGAGCGAGCAATGTTGCAGCGGGTGTAAGTGGCACTTCCCTCAGTACAAAGGCATTCCAAAGTCTTCGCACATGTCTCTAAAACATCACGTCCCGTATGCATGTTCATCACTTGACTTATTTTGTCCAACAGGGACTTCAAATTGCCCTCCTGTCGATTGGTGGTATACAAATTAAGGTCAAAATATTGTGGTACAGCTAGCAGATTAGCTAGCTTCTCGCTATCGGCCtgatatttttccaaaagggCCGGCAATGTGACAATAAAATGCTCTGTGAGCTTTGCCTTTTCATCCTGAATGGCCTTGAGTTCTTTAGAACTAAGAGTAAACTTGCGATTGCTAGCCCGACCCACGGGTACTTCACCCGATGCCGATTGCTTAACACTGCTGACCATTATCTCGATAAGTGTCGATTCCTGTTTGTTGTCCAAGACCTCTTCATTTGGACCTGGTTCCTCCAGAAGCAAATCTGTCATACACTCCCAATCCCTGACCATTTCATTGCTATCGATAAACGAGTCCACCAAATAGGCACCATGCTCATGGAGCTCAGATTCAATGAAGAACTGCACCAAATCTCGGATCAATGGTGTATTTGGTAATCTAATTTTGCCTCTCTTTGTCTTTGTCTCCTCCATATCGGCTGTCAAATGAAATAGACGCACATTCAAAAATTCTGCGGCCGCTTGAGCTACACCACGATGTGAGGAATAGACCAATTCATAGACAATTTCACAATCCTTATCAGCCAAAATTTCCGGATGAATTCTGCAAAAGTAAATCAAAAGAATATTTATCATCAAAGAGATTTTCCAATTTGGCCAGTAAACTTACTTTAATATGCTTATCACCAATTTAACAGCATGCACTGAGACCTCAAACTCTTTGTCCAGGGTCATGGCCACAATGCGATCCTTAAACTTGGATGTAAACAATTCCAATTTACCCTTCAGCTCTTCTTTATCGTATAAAGGCAATAGGGATTGCAAGCAACGCAAACGCACTTCACCAATCTTGTCGTGCAGTGTCCAGCCGATATACTTTAGATACGAATCATCCAGAAAGTTTTGTGGATAATTTTCCATCCAGATGCCGATCTCAGCCATACAAATGGCACGTATATCGGGAAGTGTATCTCGATAGCGATGAACAAATACAGATTTGAACATATAGGTCAACATACTCTTTATCTCATCCATATTTTCCTCCAGCTCCGAGCGTTTGGTCATCAATGAGTCCAAACGATCAGAGGCACGACGATCGCGCGACtgtaaattataatttaatttagatTTTAGTAAGATCTTGAAAGAGCATTTCATTATTCTTCATTATTCCCACCTTTACTCTTTCCGCTTCAAATTGTTTTGCTGCATTATCAAAGTTATTTGAGACCAAAAGAGCCACATCCACCAAGGCTGTCATCAGTTTCATGGCGGCCAATGTGGCTGTATGACGAAAGGCTCGCACCTGCGAGTCCGATAAGCCAGTTAGCAAGGATATCACATTATCCATTAAAAACTGATCATAGATGATCGAATATTGGCATTGTTTGACCAATGTTTGAACGAAATCGGAGAAATTATTCTTGAATTTTTTCCATTGGGTGCCAGTCATGATCAAAGGATATTCACCGCTTTCCtgtaaaaaattaagtaagtaaTTAGTATGATTAATATCATTAAATACACCAAAACCCCAACGAACCTCATCGAATTCCTCGGTCATGCGTCGAATGATGGCTGTGTGGTCCACAGGATATTGTATATCCTCGGATATTTTACCTTTGCAGCCGCTAGCATTGATAAAGAATTGCATTAAAGCGACCAGCGCTGTCTCTCGATTTGCCTTATATTGCTCAATCCATTGATCTACAATGCTCTATTAGAGGGAAAGATCTTTAGTGATCTGGGAACACATTTGCAGAGGACATTTGACTTACCGCAATGGGATTTTTGGAGTGACGCACTATGTAGTACAAGCTATTCTCATCTGTTGTgatttctctctctgtgtcaATCCTTTCCTGATTGGCCTTCTCCACGGGTTCTTTGCGTGGCCTTTCTACTCTCTCTTTCCGTTCGGCTGGTGGTTTACGCACTTGCGGTGTCTTTCGCTTACGCGCCACTGGCGCAAAGAActcatcctcatcatcgtcTATGATCGGCGGCTTGTCACGGACACCACCACGAGCTCTCAATCGAGTCATCCGCTTAGTGGGACTATCTGCATCTGAGGCACTCTCGTTTACAGCATCGCTAAAcagtgtaattttttttttgttactatTGAGTTAAAAATGGAGGGAATATAGAAAAGACTGTACCTGTGCATTTCTTCATACTCCGGCGGTGGATCATCCATGCGGATGCGCTTTCCTCCGCGGCGCGCCATCATTTTATAACTTTGATTAGCTAACTGGTCTATGATTTGGCAATGTTTTTATCACTTACACCAGAAcgtttgtttataaaaacaaaatgtttatgtttttaCACTCGCAAAGGCGAATTGTAGTGATGGAACACAGAGACTATCGATAAAATATCGATATTCACTATCGTACCCAGTGTGACCGTTTTAGCATCGTCTGGAGTTGCTAGATTTTCTATCGATTT is drawn from Drosophila willistoni isolate 14030-0811.24 chromosome 2R unlocalized genomic scaffold, UCI_dwil_1.1 Seg167, whole genome shotgun sequence and contains these coding sequences:
- the LOC6644024 gene encoding cohesin subunit SA-1, giving the protein MMARRGGKRIRMDDPPPEYEEMHSDAVNESASDADSPTKRMTRLRARGGVRDKPPIIDDDEDEFFAPVARKRKTPQVRKPPAERKERVERPRKEPVEKANQERIDTEREITTDENSLYYIVRHSKNPIASIVDQWIEQYKANRETALVALMQFFINASGCKGKISEDIQYPVDHTAIIRRMTEEFDEESGEYPLIMTGTQWKKFKNNFSDFVQTLVKQCQYSIIYDQFLMDNVISLLTGLSDSQVRAFRHTATLAAMKLMTALVDVALLVSNNFDNAAKQFEAERVKSRDRRASDRLDSLMTKRSELEENMDEIKSMLTYMFKSVFVHRYRDTLPDIRAICMAEIGIWMENYPQNFLDDSYLKYIGWTLHDKIGEVRLRCLQSLLPLYDKEELKGKLELFTSKFKDRIVAMTLDKEFEVSVHAVKLVISILKIHPEILADKDCEIVYELVYSSHRGVAQAAAEFLNVRLFHLTADMEETKTKRGKIRLPNTPLIRDLVQFFIESELHEHGAYLVDSFIDSNEMVRDWECMTDLLLEEPGPNEEVLDNKQESTLIEIMVSSVKQSASGEVPVGRASNRKFTLSSKELKAIQDEKAKLTEHFIVTLPALLEKYQADSEKLANLLAVPQYFDLNLYTTNRQEGNLKSLLDKISQVMNMHTGRDVLETCAKTLECLCTEGSATYTRCNIARSNIIESAVNKYKDAIEEWRNLIQGEETPNEDDIYNITITLKVLSILYSSHNLNPCELFKSLFQDVDEAQSKDNVERCLPNEALAYCIEACYYSISWGLYYVENDCETLNIANNVAELRGNLDSFMSACFELTRDGPTVQIQEAAYQSICDLLIIFSDQLGRSESEHIRTLEYKSRMDEHLILDNFVQHYVFSLKQDVAQDETHIEELHKKRNFLACYCKLVVYNIIPTMRAASIFKYYVKCYNDYGDIIKATLGKAREINKINFAMTLLLSLITVFKSLQEHSDDGVVSKSAQEFVDLKELAKRFALTFGFDALKNRESVAAIHRGGIYFAANKQPDDPVRAPTRLLFLEVLNEFNYKLLKQDKKVIMSFLDKIIPPGMPSSRAEEWQPLVSYRNSLLHGETDQAPVATRRAYTRKRRDHDEDDEEEYDEEEHNDPDYRG